A part of Flavobacteriaceae bacterium GSB9 genomic DNA contains:
- the yidC gene encoding membrane protein insertase YidC, whose product MEEKKLDINSIIGFILIFGILAYMLWQNQPTPEELEAQEKAKQEQVEAEQKAKKQEETLVTTSDDFVVGSGLDSLQKVKLNNKLGAFAYSAMQSSEGETVVESDLLALKFSHIGGYLSEVKLKQFVDFNEEPIYLVKDNNADFNINFGTTDSRILNTKDLPFVPSVSKNGNVTVVSMKLKVSETKFLEYRYELKDGDYMMGFTVRSQGLSDVINSSQDINLDWKLKGYRHAKSISYENRYTDIHYDYENGKDDYTGARDAEEEIEDVSWIGYKQHFFTSVLLTDTPFNKVNLTAKNLVEDEALDTVYTKLFTSKMPLELQGGELSQSMDWYYGPSDFKVLNAYDRNLDEIVPFGWGIFGWINRYIFMPLFAFLGSYMPYGIAIVVMTILVKICLSFVQYKQFLSQAKMKILKPELDEIREKYKNNKMKAQQETMALQTKAGASPMAGCLPALIQLPVFYALFQFFPSAFDLRQKSFLWADDLSSYDVIANLPFNIPFYGNHVSLFPILASIAIFFYMRLTTGQNMQTQPQQEGMPDMAKMMKYMMYFSPIMMLFFFNNYASGLSLYYFISNLISIGIILVIKNFILDEDKIHAQIQEKKKKPRKQSRFQKKMAEMMEQAEKQKQMQNKRK is encoded by the coding sequence ATGGAAGAAAAAAAGTTAGACATTAATTCGATAATTGGTTTTATCCTAATTTTCGGAATTTTAGCCTACATGCTTTGGCAAAACCAACCTACTCCGGAAGAGTTGGAGGCTCAAGAAAAAGCTAAGCAAGAACAAGTTGAGGCAGAACAAAAAGCCAAGAAACAGGAAGAAACTTTAGTTACAACTTCAGATGATTTTGTTGTAGGCTCAGGATTGGACTCGCTTCAAAAAGTTAAGTTAAATAATAAATTAGGCGCATTTGCTTATTCGGCGATGCAATCTTCAGAAGGCGAAACTGTGGTAGAAAGCGATTTACTAGCTTTAAAGTTCAGTCATATAGGAGGTTACCTCTCTGAAGTTAAACTAAAGCAGTTTGTTGATTTTAATGAAGAGCCCATTTATCTTGTAAAAGATAATAATGCAGATTTCAATATTAATTTTGGGACAACAGACAGCCGAATTTTAAATACCAAAGACTTACCTTTTGTGCCATCGGTGAGTAAAAATGGCAATGTAACGGTGGTTTCTATGAAACTAAAAGTTTCCGAAACCAAGTTTTTAGAATACCGTTACGAATTAAAGGACGGCGATTACATGATGGGCTTCACAGTGCGCTCTCAAGGCTTGAGCGATGTTATTAATAGTTCGCAAGACATTAACTTAGATTGGAAATTAAAAGGGTATCGCCATGCCAAAAGTATTTCATACGAAAATAGATATACCGATATCCACTACGATTACGAAAACGGCAAAGATGATTACACCGGTGCCAGAGATGCTGAGGAAGAGATTGAAGATGTGTCCTGGATTGGCTATAAACAACACTTTTTTACCTCTGTGTTATTAACAGATACACCGTTTAACAAAGTTAATTTAACGGCTAAGAATTTGGTTGAAGATGAAGCTTTAGATACCGTATATACAAAGTTGTTTACTTCAAAAATGCCTTTAGAGCTTCAAGGAGGTGAACTTAGCCAAAGTATGGATTGGTACTATGGGCCAAGTGATTTTAAAGTTTTAAATGCTTATGATAGGAATTTAGATGAAATTGTACCTTTTGGATGGGGTATTTTCGGTTGGATAAATCGTTACATCTTTATGCCGCTATTTGCCTTCTTAGGTAGTTATATGCCTTATGGTATAGCCATTGTGGTTATGACTATTTTAGTGAAAATATGTTTGTCTTTTGTGCAATACAAGCAGTTTTTGTCTCAGGCAAAAATGAAAATTTTAAAGCCAGAACTAGACGAGATTCGCGAGAAGTACAAAAACAATAAAATGAAAGCGCAGCAAGAAACCATGGCTTTACAGACTAAAGCAGGGGCTAGCCCAATGGCTGGATGTTTGCCTGCTCTAATTCAGTTGCCAGTGTTTTATGCCTTGTTTCAATTTTTTCCTTCGGCGTTCGATTTAAGGCAAAAGAGTTTCCTTTGGGCAGACGATTTATCATCGTATGATGTTATAGCCAATTTACCTTTCAATATTCCATTTTATGGTAACCACGTAAGCTTGTTCCCTATATTGGCATCTATAGCTATTTTCTTCTATATGCGTTTAACAACGGGTCAAAACATGCAAACGCAACCACAACAGGAAGGCATGCCCGATATGGCCAAAATGATGAAGTATATGATGTACTTTTCACCTATAATGATGCTGTTTTTCTTTAATAACTATGCATCAGGTTTAAGTTTGTACTATTTTATTTCTAACTTGATTAGTATTGGTATTATTTTGGTTATTAAGAATTTTATTCTTGATGAAGATAAAATACATGCTCAAATTCAAGAAAAGAAGAAAAAACCTAGAAAACAGAGTCGTTTTCAGAAAAAAATGGCCGAAATGATGGAGCAGGCCGAAAAGCAGAAACAAATGCAGAATAAACGAAAATAA
- a CDS encoding CTP synthase, with product MASTTKYIFVTGGVTSSLGKGIIAASLAKLLQAQGYRVTIQKLDPYINVDPGTLNPYEHGECYVTEDGAETDLDLGHYERFLNRPTSQANNVTTGRIYQSVIQKERRGEFLGKTVQVVPHITDEIKERIQILGKSGKYDIVITEIGGTVGDIESLPYVEAVRQLRWDLGDNNGIVIHLTLVPYLSAAGELKTKPTQHSVKTLMESGVQADVLVCRTEHDLPSDLRRKLALFCNVKEDAVIQSIDAATIYDVPNLMLEEGLDNVVLRKLNLKCSKPDIDQWNQFLKRLKNPKAEITIGLIGKYVELQDSYKSILEAFIHAGAENEVKVNIESVHSEYINNENAELKLGHLDGVLVAPGFGERGIEGKIDAVRYVRENNVPFLGICLGMQMAVIEFARNVLGIKDADSVEINSETKNPVIALMEDQKTVKDKGGTMRLGAWACDLKIGSKVRDIYKAESIAERHRHRYEFNGDYKEQFENAGMKATGLNPDTGLVEIVELQEHPWFVGVQYHPEYKSTVANPHPLFVAFVKAALSHKKKKSATMAQNK from the coding sequence ATGGCAAGTACTACAAAATACATATTCGTAACCGGTGGGGTTACATCATCATTAGGAAAAGGAATAATAGCAGCATCGCTTGCTAAACTCTTACAAGCCCAAGGTTATCGGGTTACCATTCAAAAATTAGATCCTTATATTAACGTAGATCCAGGAACGTTAAACCCTTACGAACATGGCGAATGTTACGTAACGGAAGACGGTGCTGAAACCGATTTAGATTTAGGGCACTATGAGCGTTTTTTAAACAGGCCTACCAGTCAGGCCAATAACGTAACAACCGGGCGTATTTACCAAAGTGTTATCCAAAAGGAGCGTCGTGGTGAGTTTTTGGGGAAAACGGTTCAGGTTGTTCCGCATATCACAGACGAGATTAAAGAACGTATTCAAATTCTAGGAAAATCCGGTAAGTACGATATTGTTATTACTGAAATAGGGGGGACCGTTGGTGATATTGAGTCGTTACCATACGTAGAGGCGGTTCGTCAATTACGTTGGGATTTAGGTGATAATAACGGAATCGTTATCCATTTAACATTGGTACCTTATCTTTCGGCAGCAGGCGAGTTAAAAACAAAGCCTACTCAGCATAGTGTTAAAACTTTGATGGAAAGTGGTGTGCAGGCCGATGTTTTGGTTTGTAGAACAGAGCATGATTTGCCGTCAGATTTGCGACGAAAATTAGCCTTGTTCTGTAACGTAAAAGAAGATGCCGTTATACAGTCGATTGATGCAGCAACCATTTACGATGTGCCTAATTTAATGCTAGAAGAAGGTCTGGATAATGTTGTACTTAGAAAGCTGAATCTAAAATGTTCTAAGCCAGATATTGACCAATGGAACCAGTTTTTAAAGCGTCTTAAAAATCCAAAAGCAGAAATTACAATAGGTCTTATCGGTAAATATGTAGAATTACAAGATTCTTATAAATCCATATTGGAAGCGTTCATTCATGCGGGAGCAGAAAATGAAGTAAAAGTCAATATCGAATCTGTTCATTCAGAATATATAAATAACGAGAATGCCGAGTTGAAACTAGGGCATTTAGATGGTGTTTTGGTAGCTCCCGGTTTTGGAGAGCGGGGTATTGAAGGGAAAATAGATGCCGTTAGGTATGTGCGTGAAAACAATGTGCCTTTTTTGGGCATTTGTTTAGGCATGCAAATGGCGGTAATAGAATTTGCCAGAAATGTACTTGGTATCAAAGATGCCGATTCGGTAGAAATCAATTCTGAAACCAAAAACCCGGTGATAGCCCTGATGGAAGACCAAAAAACGGTGAAAGATAAAGGTGGTACTATGCGTTTAGGTGCTTGGGCGTGCGATTTAAAAATAGGTAGTAAAGTACGCGACATTTACAAAGCAGAAAGTATCGCAGAACGACACAGGCACCGTTATGAATTTAATGGTGATTACAAAGAGCAGTTTGAAAATGCTGGAATGAAAGCCACAGGCCTAAACCCAGATACAGGGCTGGTTGAAATTGTAGAGTTGCAGGAGCACCCATGGTTTGTTGGGGTACAATATCACCCTGAATATAAAAGTACCGTCGCCAACCCGCATCCTTTGTTTGTAGCATTTGTTAAAGCGGCGCTTAGTCATAAGAAAAAAAAGAGTGCCACTATGGCACAAAACAAATAA
- a CDS encoding deoxynucleoside kinase produces the protein MHIAVAGNIGAGKTTLTKLLAKHYNWEAQLEDVVDNPYLDDFYNQMARWSFNLQVYFLNSRFRQVLQIRQSGKDIIQDRTIYEDAHIFAPNLHAMGLMTNRDFENYKSLFDLMQSLVQGPDVLIYLRSSIPNLVSQIHKRGRDYENSISIDYLSRLNERYEAWIHGYDKGKLLIIDVDNLNFVDNPEDLGSVINTIDAEINGLF, from the coding sequence ATGCATATTGCTGTTGCCGGAAATATAGGCGCCGGAAAAACCACCCTAACCAAATTGCTTGCAAAACATTACAATTGGGAAGCCCAACTTGAGGATGTTGTGGACAACCCTTATTTGGATGACTTTTACAACCAAATGGCTCGCTGGAGCTTTAATTTGCAGGTTTACTTTTTAAATAGCAGGTTTAGGCAAGTTTTGCAAATAAGACAAAGCGGAAAAGACATTATACAAGACCGTACCATTTATGAAGACGCCCATATTTTTGCGCCCAACTTACATGCTATGGGACTTATGACCAATAGAGATTTTGAAAACTATAAATCGCTTTTTGATTTAATGCAATCTTTGGTTCAAGGGCCCGATGTTTTAATTTATTTAAGAAGTTCTATTCCTAATTTGGTATCCCAGATCCACAAGCGTGGGCGTGATTACGAAAACTCAATTAGTATTGATTATTTAAGCCGTTTGAACGAACGGTACGAGGCTTGGATACATGGATATGATAAAGGCAAACTCCTAATCATTGATGTAGACAACCTAAACTTTGTTGACAATCCCGAAGACTTAGGAAGCGTAATCAACACCATTGATGCCGAAATCAATGGTTTATTTTAA
- a CDS encoding DUF2183 domain-containing protein codes for MFKKDPLQIIAFQTYGTLNRLYLRGRALEDESIDLEEKGAFKLLINVWKRFETDEIKNTELIVKVGGDTFFYTKTDRRGYFLLDEKVEDLSRHINDEGWVNLDFSYKKEKLSRTIQSGNRFPGKMLIPSAKASFGIISDIDDTILHTGLVSILKWRVIINTFLTSAGRRLALEGTPEFYNLLHRGKTGKEANPVFYVSHSPWNLYRYLEFFLKKNNFPKGPIILRSFPNPFSKKSKAEKPQKQKEISNILKTYPHFKFILIGDIGEYDPYIYLEIAETYPKNILAIYLRAVNDDKKMNRVKQLYEGYNKFPMLLVETTNQAISHARKHGFIVP; via the coding sequence ATGTTTAAAAAAGATCCACTTCAAATCATTGCTTTCCAAACCTACGGCACCTTAAACCGACTTTATTTGAGAGGAAGGGCCCTTGAGGATGAATCTATAGATTTAGAGGAAAAAGGTGCTTTTAAACTGTTAATAAATGTTTGGAAACGTTTTGAGACCGATGAAATAAAAAACACCGAACTTATTGTTAAAGTAGGCGGCGACACCTTTTTTTACACCAAAACAGACCGAAGGGGGTATTTTTTGTTAGATGAAAAAGTAGAAGATTTAAGCCGTCATATAAATGACGAAGGCTGGGTGAATTTGGATTTTTCGTACAAAAAAGAAAAACTTAGTCGAACCATTCAGTCCGGTAACCGGTTTCCAGGTAAAATGTTGATTCCGTCAGCCAAAGCTTCATTTGGAATTATTAGCGATATAGATGATACTATTTTGCATACGGGATTGGTTTCAATTTTAAAATGGCGGGTTATCATTAATACATTTTTAACTTCGGCGGGAAGACGCTTGGCATTAGAGGGAACACCAGAGTTTTATAACCTGCTCCATCGCGGAAAAACAGGCAAAGAAGCCAATCCGGTGTTTTATGTAAGCCACAGCCCTTGGAACCTTTATAGGTATTTGGAGTTTTTTTTAAAAAAGAACAATTTTCCAAAAGGCCCAATTATACTGAGGAGTTTTCCAAATCCATTTTCAAAAAAATCAAAAGCAGAAAAGCCTCAAAAACAAAAGGAAATCAGTAATATTTTAAAAACCTATCCGCATTTTAAGTTCATATTAATTGGCGATATAGGAGAGTACGATCCTTATATTTATTTGGAAATTGCAGAAACTTACCCTAAAAATATTTTGGCTATTTATTTAAGGGCGGTTAACGACGATAAAAAAATGAATCGTGTAAAGCAACTGTATGAAGGTTACAACAAATTCCCAATGCTTTTAGTAGAAACAACCAATCAGGCCATAAGTCATGCTCGAAAACATGGTTTTATAGTACCTTAA
- a CDS encoding MgtC/SapB family protein, whose protein sequence is MDYNDLTTLGIAFGLGLLVGLQRQKTNDKIAGVRTFTLISVLGVIAGFLTVEYNNPFILPILGLSITAMLISANIIKLKKYEEADVGQTTEVAALLMFAIGAYLVLGSHLIGIMLGAVLAILLYAKERMHGFIENLSHKDLVAIFTLVGISFVILPILPDKTFGPFNVLNPRNIWLMVTLIVGISVIGYFIYKFVGKKTGIISNGILGGLISSTATTVSYAKKASETKSSSKLAAFVITTASAVSLVRVLVEVGVVVPDKLSVIAIPIIIEIMVLTLVCVGMFYLINKDKTLTQMPEPKNPAQLKSAIIFGFLYGFILLAVAFAKEEFGNSALYIVSIISGLTDVDAITLSLSELMREGSLQVAVGWKLILLASLSNLVFKAGMAMVIGNKELSKWIAVSFGIALVAGLFILWFWPNSWYL, encoded by the coding sequence ATGGATTACAATGATCTTACAACATTAGGAATAGCTTTTGGACTTGGGCTTTTGGTAGGATTACAGCGTCAAAAAACAAACGATAAAATAGCAGGAGTTAGAACATTTACTTTAATTTCTGTTTTAGGTGTTATTGCTGGCTTTTTAACTGTAGAATACAATAACCCTTTTATTTTGCCAATCTTGGGGTTGTCAATTACGGCTATGTTGATTTCAGCCAATATTATTAAGCTTAAAAAATATGAAGAAGCCGATGTTGGACAAACAACAGAAGTCGCAGCACTACTAATGTTTGCTATTGGTGCTTACCTTGTGTTGGGTAGTCACCTAATAGGTATTATGTTAGGTGCTGTTCTTGCAATTTTACTGTACGCTAAAGAGCGCATGCATGGCTTTATAGAAAACCTTAGTCATAAAGATTTAGTCGCTATTTTTACTTTGGTGGGTATTAGCTTTGTTATTCTTCCTATTCTGCCCGATAAAACATTTGGCCCATTTAACGTACTCAACCCTAGAAATATTTGGCTTATGGTCACATTAATAGTTGGTATTAGTGTAATAGGCTATTTTATATACAAGTTTGTTGGTAAAAAAACTGGTATAATTTCTAATGGTATTCTGGGTGGTTTAATAAGTAGCACGGCAACAACTGTGAGTTATGCTAAAAAAGCTTCAGAAACTAAATCTTCCAGTAAACTAGCGGCTTTTGTAATTACTACGGCAAGCGCTGTTTCTTTGGTTAGGGTTTTGGTTGAGGTGGGTGTGGTGGTGCCTGATAAACTAAGTGTTATTGCGATTCCAATAATTATAGAGATCATGGTTTTAACCTTGGTTTGTGTGGGTATGTTTTATTTGATTAACAAAGACAAAACGTTAACCCAAATGCCGGAACCCAAAAACCCGGCACAATTAAAAAGTGCAATTATTTTTGGTTTTTTATATGGTTTCATACTTTTAGCCGTTGCCTTTGCTAAAGAAGAGTTTGGAAACAGTGCGCTTTATATTGTTTCAATTATTAGTGGTTTAACAGATGTCGATGCTATTACCTTATCTTTGTCTGAGCTAATGCGAGAAGGGAGTTTGCAAGTAGCCGTTGGTTGGAAGTTGATTCTTTTGGCGTCACTTTCAAATTTAGTGTTCAAAGCGGGGATGGCAATGGTAATAGGTAATAAAGAACTTAGTAAATGGATAGCCGTTTCTTTTGGTATAGCTTTGGTTGCGGGATTGTTTATACTATGGTTTTGGCCTAACTCCTGGTACTTGTGA
- a CDS encoding calcium/sodium antiporter, with protein sequence MSVLLVILGFVLLVIGGEFLVRSSVALSFKFNISRMVIGMTVVSFATSAPELLVSLQAALLGSPAIAINNVVGSNIANIGLVLGVTAMVGAISVDKSFYKLNWPVMMVFSLLLYYFLWNDNVLSAYEGAILFVGLFGFLFFLIKSAKKDTVAEEVDEALAIVSNFKIILWLLIGAFALYFGSEWLVEGSKAIALSLSVSEAVIGVSLIAVGTSVPELAASVIAAAKQEKAISLGNLIGSNIFNIASVLGLTSLVKPIPVTEPQILTNDLFWMLGFAAILIPLVFLPQRFQISRLKGFFLVLGYGVFMFVVFTLK encoded by the coding sequence ATGAGTGTGCTTCTGGTTATTCTTGGATTTGTTTTATTGGTTATTGGAGGAGAGTTTTTAGTACGTTCATCGGTAGCATTATCATTCAAGTTTAATATCTCTAGAATGGTTATTGGTATGACGGTGGTGTCTTTTGCTACCTCGGCACCCGAGTTATTAGTAAGCTTACAGGCGGCGTTATTGGGGTCGCCAGCAATCGCAATCAATAATGTTGTAGGATCAAATATTGCCAACATAGGTTTGGTGCTTGGTGTAACAGCCATGGTGGGTGCTATATCTGTCGATAAATCGTTTTATAAACTAAATTGGCCTGTGATGATGGTTTTTTCATTGCTGCTTTATTATTTTCTGTGGAATGATAACGTGCTTTCTGCTTATGAAGGTGCTATTTTGTTTGTGGGGTTATTTGGGTTTTTATTTTTTCTTATTAAAAGTGCAAAAAAGGATACTGTAGCAGAAGAGGTAGATGAAGCATTGGCTATTGTCTCAAACTTTAAGATCATTCTATGGCTTTTAATAGGTGCTTTTGCGCTCTATTTTGGAAGTGAATGGTTGGTCGAAGGGTCTAAAGCTATAGCGTTATCACTTAGTGTGAGTGAAGCCGTAATCGGGGTGTCATTAATAGCTGTTGGTACAAGTGTTCCAGAATTGGCAGCTTCTGTAATTGCTGCAGCCAAACAAGAAAAGGCTATTTCGTTGGGTAATTTAATAGGTTCAAATATTTTTAACATAGCTTCTGTTTTGGGATTAACATCTCTAGTTAAACCTATACCAGTTACCGAGCCACAAATATTAACCAACGATTTGTTTTGGATGCTCGGTTTTGCTGCAATCCTAATTCCATTGGTCTTTTTGCCACAGCGTTTTCAGATAAGTAGGCTGAAAGGTTTCTTTTTAGTGCTCGGCTATGGCGTGTTTATGTTTGTAGTGTTTACTTTAAAGTAG
- a CDS encoding SsrA-binding protein: MKKQFFKFLAMLNKAILPSYSKKGLDLSKASKLQLIIIGWRWYVTKNALG; this comes from the coding sequence ATGAAAAAGCAGTTTTTTAAATTTTTAGCAATGCTCAACAAGGCTATTTTACCTAGTTATTCTAAAAAAGGACTAGATTTATCAAAAGCTAGCAAATTGCAATTGATTATTATTGGTTGGCGGTGGTATGTGACAAAAAATGCCTTAGGTTAA
- a CDS encoding sialate O-acetylesterase, translating into MRTILILLFLWLSLALNAQVEMPKLFSDGMVLQRNKPIPVWGWAKPNEMVTVSFMGENLKAKADNTGKWKVVLKTKDAGGPFEMTIKGQNRIVIKDVLVGEVWICSGQSNMEWPVSKADYFDDELQDSDYPEIRHFLVEKDMAGKPKERLKGGDWKACSRNNVGEFTAVGYFFAKQLYNKLKIPVGIINTSWGGTCVETWTSKSAFDSSDEFKGMIAKMPNIDIDSLQKYQMNQMASRIGRIQGFKMDSSNKSRFKDFDFDDSKWPEMNAPELWENQELGELDGTVWMRKSFTLSKENADKSAILELAKIDDQDTTYVNCIKVGTTKHYDQKRKYHINKNILKEGVNTIAIKIFDYAGGGGIWGDAEDMKLSTGNTEVPLAGTWKFQVVDFKTSLSPNSYPSLLYNAMLNPLIPYAFRGVIWYQGEANVNRAEQYKKAFPLMINDWRNQWEQGNFPFYFVQLSTYDEFGGNSNKGSKWAELREAQNFTLQEINNTEMAVTTDIGNPKDIHPTNKQDVGKRLAAIALNKVYGKGNVFSGPVYQSMEINGNKIILSFNHIGSGLTTTDKYGYLKGFEVAGEDKVFRYAKAAIIGDKVVVYSNGVDMPKAVRYGWADDAGDCNLYNVEGFPAPPFRTDDWKGITNNEKYKISK; encoded by the coding sequence ATGAGAACTATTTTAATACTTCTGTTTTTATGGTTGAGCCTAGCTTTAAATGCACAGGTAGAAATGCCAAAACTATTTTCAGATGGTATGGTGCTGCAACGAAATAAGCCAATTCCTGTTTGGGGTTGGGCTAAGCCTAATGAGATGGTTACAGTGTCTTTTATGGGGGAAAACCTAAAAGCTAAAGCAGACAACACCGGAAAATGGAAAGTGGTTTTAAAAACTAAAGATGCTGGAGGCCCATTTGAAATGACTATTAAAGGCCAAAATAGAATTGTTATAAAGGATGTTTTAGTTGGTGAAGTTTGGATTTGCAGTGGTCAATCCAATATGGAATGGCCCGTAAGTAAAGCGGATTATTTTGATGACGAATTACAGGATAGTGATTATCCCGAAATCCGCCATTTTTTGGTCGAAAAAGATATGGCAGGGAAACCAAAAGAAAGATTAAAAGGTGGTGATTGGAAAGCTTGTAGTAGAAATAACGTGGGCGAATTTACGGCAGTGGGTTACTTTTTTGCAAAACAATTGTACAACAAACTTAAAATACCTGTAGGCATTATAAATACATCATGGGGTGGTACTTGTGTGGAAACTTGGACGAGTAAATCTGCTTTTGATAGCAGTGATGAGTTCAAAGGCATGATAGCTAAAATGCCTAACATTGATATCGATTCACTTCAAAAGTACCAAATGAATCAAATGGCTAGTCGCATTGGGCGCATACAAGGTTTTAAAATGGATAGTTCAAATAAAAGTCGTTTCAAAGATTTTGATTTTGATGATTCAAAATGGCCAGAAATGAACGCTCCAGAATTATGGGAAAACCAAGAGTTAGGCGAGTTAGATGGTACGGTATGGATGCGTAAATCGTTTACGCTTTCAAAAGAAAATGCCGATAAAAGTGCGATTTTAGAATTGGCAAAAATTGATGATCAAGACACCACTTATGTTAATTGTATAAAAGTTGGAACTACAAAGCACTATGACCAAAAGCGAAAATATCATATAAACAAAAACATTTTAAAGGAAGGCGTGAATACTATTGCCATTAAAATATTCGATTATGCTGGTGGTGGAGGTATTTGGGGAGATGCCGAAGATATGAAGCTTTCAACAGGAAACACGGAGGTTCCTTTGGCTGGAACTTGGAAGTTTCAAGTTGTGGATTTTAAAACATCACTTTCACCAAATAGTTACCCGTCTTTGCTTTACAATGCAATGCTAAACCCGTTGATTCCTTATGCGTTTCGGGGGGTAATCTGGTATCAAGGAGAGGCAAATGTCAATAGGGCAGAGCAATATAAAAAGGCATTTCCGTTGATGATAAATGACTGGCGAAATCAATGGGAGCAAGGCAATTTTCCGTTTTATTTCGTGCAATTATCTACTTACGATGAATTTGGAGGAAACAGTAATAAGGGGAGTAAATGGGCGGAATTGCGGGAAGCTCAAAATTTCACCTTACAAGAGATCAACAATACGGAAATGGCTGTAACCACCGACATTGGCAATCCGAAGGATATTCACCCAACAAACAAGCAAGATGTAGGTAAACGCCTAGCGGCTATTGCACTGAATAAAGTGTATGGCAAAGGAAATGTTTTTAGCGGACCAGTTTACCAGTCCATGGAAATAAATGGGAATAAAATAATTTTATCTTTCAACCATATTGGAAGTGGGTTGACAACGACCGATAAATATGGCTATTTAAAAGGTTTCGAAGTTGCAGGTGAAGACAAAGTGTTTCGTTATGCTAAGGCTGCAATTATAGGAGACAAAGTAGTTGTTTATTCTAATGGAGTTGATATGCCAAAAGCTGTTCGTTATGGCTGGGCCGACGATGCAGGAGATTGTAATTTATACAATGTAGAAGGATTTCCAGCACCACCTTTTAGAACTGACGATTGGAAAGGTATTACTAATAACGAAAAATATAAAATTTCTAAATAA